The Puniceicoccaceae bacterium genome includes the window GGGGTGTGTTGAATACCGTGAACAGCCAACCCCCAGTTGAGGGCCATTTCCTTCAGCTCTGCCCCCATCGCATCCTGTCCTACCGCGCTGACAAAAAACGGCGATGCGCCAAAGGCCTGAAGGTTCCAGGCTACATTAAACGGTGCCCCTCCGGGTACCTTTCGTCCGTCGGGGAAGCAGTCGTAGAGCGCTTCTCCAAAAATCACTATCGGTTTGTTTGAACTCGTCATAAAACTATTCAGTGGAACCCCGATACCCATCGGGAGGTTTCCAAATGCAAGAATTCCTAGATCGGTCACACTATACCACAACCGAGCAAGCTCGCAACCCTCATTGCCCGGCATGCTTGAAGCGATCCCGATTTCCTTCCTTGTGCATTGCTCTCAATTGCGAGTCATTGTCTTGAATTGAGGGAATCACATGCGTATCTCTGAGACAGAACCATTAGAGCGTAGCACCGGGTTCAGGTTTTCAAAAAATGCGTCAAATCATTCCATTTTTTCGATCTTGAGTTAACTTCGAGTCGATGTCGCCGAGCATCATACTCAAGCACTCCGATATGCCAATAACAGTCATCACCATGACAGCTACACTCCAATGCTCATCCTTCTTTCCAATCGTCGCAAACGATGGAAGCGAATTACCGCGCAACTAAAAATCCTGCCAATCCGATCCTACGTCTCTCTCCAAACTGCGTCCGACCCACTCTCCAATGAACGACATCCACAAACAACTGAAGCCTCAGCCGAAGCTCAGTGCGGTCGGAACTACCTGTCCTCTTCGACTGCTGATCGTCGAAGACAATCTCATGAACTTGCGAGTTTTGAACCAGATCCTGAACCGCATGGGATTTCAACCGGATATTGCAAGAGACGGAGCAGAAGCAGTTGAGGCAGTTCGGCGTCAGAGCTATGACATGATTTTCATGGACCTGCAGATGCCAGTGATGGATGGATTTTCGGCAACGCGCGCAATCCATTCGCTTTTGGGAAGCCGTGCGCCCTGGATCGTTGCATTTACCGCCAACGCCCAGCAGCCTGTACAAATTGCATGCAAGGAGTGTGGCATGAATGATTTCATTTCCAAACCCGCAACACCCCGCATCATCGAAACAGCCATTCGCAAAGCATTCCAGTCACTCACGGACTCTCCCGATTAACTGGCAGATCCTCTTCCCTTTCCACTGTGTTGTGCAGCACTTCGGTGGGCTTCTCCACGTCCGTGATGCTGCCCCATGAATCCGAACAGTGAACCACAGCAAGCACCCAGAAGGTGCGCCAGTTGGGAAATATTGTCATCGCGAAAGATGGCCATGAGTTCATTGCCCAGATAAAACAGGCAGACCAATACAAACGTAAGCGGGATGGAACCTCGGCGGGAGTTGGCGAGGGAACCCAGCAGGATCATCATGAATGCAATACCGCTGGCTCCCATCAGGGCCGAAGGAAAAAATACGGCATGTACGATACCTGTCACCAGAGTCGTCACCAGAATCATCACTGCCAGGCGAACACTCCCATATGTTCTCTCAACCAGTGGACTCACCAACAGGATGATCGAAAAATTTCCGGTAAAATGCGCCCAGGATGCGTGTCCAAGCGGGTAGGCAATCAGCCGGAGCAGTGAGAAGGGATCCTCCAGAGCAAGCGGACCATACACGCTGAAAAAATGTCGCTGCGTTTCTCCTTCGCTCATTACATTGAGCGCGCTTGCGGCCAGCGCACAAAAGGTCAGAATCAAGGTCACCGGTGCATTAAAACCAATCTTCATGCTTGGGACACAGTGAGTCAACAAACCCCTTGCGGGTCGAGCCTTCAAATGAATTTTGTGTTGCTCTGGGATTCAAGTCTGGAGGCAGCGGATCAACTCCAGCTGCGGAAAACCTTGTCATTTGACTGGCGTTTCGCCACAAAATGGATGCTCGTCACCCACCAATACTTGTTTCTGCCTACCGACATTCATCTCCCATAAGTTTCACAGATTCATGCACACTTACCTGCAGTTGCTCGAACAAGTCAAATCCACTGGAAAACGCCGAACAGACCGTACTGGCACCGGGACCATTTCCATTTTTGGTGCCCAGGCGCGATTTGATCTGCGAAATGGATTTCCACTGCTGACGACCAAAACACTGCACCTGAAGTCCATCATTCATGAACTGCTCTGGTTTCTTTCAGGAAATACAAACATCCAATATCTCGCAAAGCACAACGTTCACATTTGGGACGACTGGGCCTACGAGGGTTATCGGAACAGTGCTGAATTTGATGGTTCGAGCATGCGGGAGTTCAGCAAGCGCATCGCAGCAGATGATGATTTTGCCCGGAAGTGGGGCGACTTAGGGCCAGTATATGGCAAACAATGGCGTCGCTGGACAGGGCACGACGGAAGGGAAATCGATCAGATCGCCTATGCAATTGACCAGATCCGCAACCAACCGGACTCGCGACGCATCATTGTCAGTGGCTGGAATGTGGCAGACCTGCAGGGGTTGATTCATGGGAAACGCTCTGCCCCACCCCTCTGTCACACGATTTTTCAGTTCTATGTCGATGAGGGAGAACTCAGCTGCCAGCTATACCAGCGTAGCGCCGATCTCTTCCTTGGTGTTCCCTTTAACATTGCATCCTATGCGTTGCTCACACGAATGATTGCGCAGGTCTGCGACCTGAAACCCGGTGAATTCGTTCACAGCTTTGGAGATTTGCACCTGTACCTCAATCATCTGGATCAAGTCGAAGAACAGTTGTCCCGCACACCGCGCCCAAGTCCGCAATTGCACATCAATCCCGCGATCCGCCAGATTGACGACTTTCGATTTGAGGATTTTGAGCTGAGGGACTACGATCCTCATCCTGCCATCAAGGCACCGATTGCAGTCTGAGCTATTTGGTGTCAGATTCACTCACGCCGATTTCGCGCAGCAGTTTTCCGAACTTTGGCAGTTTTCGAACTCTAGCCAAGTCTTCATCCTTCAACATCCACTCAAAGTCGGAATAGCCGAGCTGTATCGATTGCTTGAGCATGTCCAGGGCATCGTCAGGTTGGCCCACCAAAGCGAGGCTGCAGGCAAGGTTGTAGTGAACCATCGGATCACTGGGACGCGCTTTTGACAGGCGCAAATCCATCGAAAGCCCTTCTTCGATACGCCCTACCCGAGTATACAACTGTGCCAACAGCTCCATCACACGCGCATCATTGCTGTTTCGACGGTCCAGCGATTCATAAAAGGCAATTTCAAACTGATAACGCTCGCGATCCATAGAGTTTTTCGGCAATTCCTCAAGCGGAACAACCACGCACCTTTCACCGGAGCGGAGTGGGTTCGAGTTCGGTTTCAGGATCACGCTTTCGCGCTTCGATCTGCAGGCGCTGTGAGACTAACTGCAAGCCCAGTTTTTCAGTAACGGCCCGCCCATACCATTCCATAAAGGGTGCGTCCACTTCGATGATGCGATCCGTATCCACACAGATCACCTGGGCCTTGAACGTCGTCGCATTGCGATTCGACATGTAGTATTTGTAGTCTTTTCCGATGTCGACCTCCTTCACCAATCCGCTCTCAGTAAGGATGGGAAGTGTGCGATAAACCGTTGCCCTCGAGATGGATGCATCGAGCGAACGCGATTGCTCCAGCAAGTCTTCAGCAGTATAGTGATCGTCCGAATAGAAGGCTGCCTGAAAAATCGCAATGCGTTGGTGAGTTACACGCAGACCTTTGGTCGACAGAAACTTGCGAAAGATTTTCCACGAATCGGAATTCTGGATTTCTTGAAAACTGGGCTTGGCAGAATCACTCATTATTCTCAAATGAGACTCAATTGATACCGCAGTATCAGCAATTGTCAATGCGCATGAACTCCGGTGTTGCATCCGGATTGCAGGCCCCCTGAGTTTTAGCCCAAAAACCGGTATGCCGGGGATCAGAACCCATTATGCTATCGTTACCGAAGGACGATCTTTCCAGAGTGCTTCCAGTGCGTACTGGTCGCGCGTGTCCGGGAGAAACAGATGCACCACAAATGCATAAGCGTCGAGTACCACCCAGCCGCTTGCAGGATCTCCGTCAATCATTCCCGTTGCCTCCGAAGATTCTTTCAGAGTCGATTTTGCATTCTGCGCCATCGCGCGAAGCTGTGGAGATGATGCGCCCGTCGCGATGACGTAGTAATCGGTGATGGTGGAAACGCCCTTGACGTCGATAACCGTCAAATCAATGGCTTTTTTATCCAGCAGAGCCTCGCAGCAAGCCAATACAGGTGCGGGAAGCTGTTCATTCTTGAGTGATGATGGCATTCAGTTGTGAAAATGAGAGGGGGTTGCTGTTGTTCAGGTCCCCAGTTGATATAACTCGTGATGTTCCATATGGGCATTCACGTCAGGATGCAAGAACATGTAGACGGGAAGTCCACTGGCAATCCGTTCCCGAATCTCGGTTGAGCTGATGAGAATCTCATGCATGTCCACCTGTTGCAGAGACAGGTGCTGCACCGCTTCCGGGATTTGCTGCACGAAGCCTGGACGCCTGAACACGACGATCTGACAAAGGGCTGCAAGTCGCTCCACATCTTTCCACAAATGCAATGCTCCCAACTGATCCGCACCAATCAACCAATAAAAATCGGCATCTGGATGCAGTCGCTGCAACTGTTCGACGGTATGCACACTGAACTGCGACTTGCCGGAAGCTACCTCAATGTCACAGCATCGAAAGCGAGGGTCCTGTGCCACCATTTTGGTCACCATCGCGACACGCTGCTCGGGAGGAACATGGCTTCGATCTTTGTGCGGGGATAGAAAAGTAGGCACAAACCACACCTCATCCAGCCGCAGGCCTTCGTAGGCATCCTGCGCCAAGGTGAGATGACCCAGATGAGGCGGATCAAACGAGCCGCCTAACAGTCCGATGCGTCGTCGAGCAGGTTCCACAATACACGGGCATTATTCGAGGAAGAGCCATGCTTTCAAACCCAAAACGTTTCATCAACTCCTCGCTTGCCTCCCGAGCAGAAATCGATCATGCGTGAAATCTTTCGCAACTTCAACCCAACCACAGAGACATGTTCAACCCTCTCTCAAGTTTCATGCTTTTACTCAAAGGCGCGGTGATTGGCGTCGCCAATATCATTCCCGGAGTTTCCGGTGGCACAATGGCGGTGGTGCTGGGAATCTATGATCGTCTGATCGATGCGATCAGTGGCGTGCTCACCGACTCCTCCAAACGCTTTGCACACCTGCTCCTGCTTGTATTGATTGGGGTTGGTGCACTGATCGGACTTAAGCTTCTGGCACCCCTGATCACCTTCGCACTCGAACATCATCTCGAACTCACTCTCCTGTTTTTCATGGGACTGATCACGGGATCCCTTCCTGCAGTGATTCGACTTTCGGGGGTGAAATCCATTTCACTCAAAGATATGCTGGCGCTTGCCTTTGGCATGGTGCTCGTGCTCGCCCTCGGAGCTTCCCCAGCGTCCAAAGACGGCTTGGGGCTTTCTCCCGATTCCATCAGCTGGGTAACGCTGCTGATCAGCGGAGTGCTTGCGGGCGGTGCCATGATTGTGCCGGGAGTCAGTGGTTCCCTGGTTCTCGTATTGCTGGGAACCTATCCGGTAATTTTGCGGGCAGTCGACAAGCTGGAGCTTCAGGTTCTTGCGATTGTCGCCATCGGTTGCGGCCTTGGAGTGCTGTTTTTTTCGATCCTCATCCGCTGGTTGTTGCAACGGTTTTCAAACGCAACCCACAGCTTCATTTTCGGACTGGTGGGAGCGTCTGTCATCATCCTTTTCAGGGGATTTCCCAGCGTTGAATTTGGCGTGATCTGGGGGGGGCTCTGCTTTCTCACCGGGGCGGGTGTTGCCCATGCATCCGGCATGGTTTCAAAACCCAAGTCCATTTGACCCATCCTGGAATATCAACTGAAGCTTCAGGGCTGCGCTCGAGATTCAAACTCCTGGAAGCACGTCACAGACCGGACCTCACGACTCCAGTTCCAGTTTTTCGATCATGCTTGTCCATCGGGAGACCGATGCAAAGGCCTGAACGACTGCAACAGAGGCATGAGCTTTTCCTTCGGATCGTTCACGCGCCATTGCCAGAATGCGATCACTCAAATCGCAGGAAAGGGCACCATGCTCATCAGTTGCTGCTTCAAAGAGACTCTCCAACGTGCGATCACTGAGGTAATGCGTCACACCATCAGAACAGAGTAGAAACGCATCACCCGGTTCGACCTTGCATCGCTCCACCTTCAACTCAGCTGCGGTTTTTCCGGTTCCGCCGAGCAACTGGGTGAAATTCCGGTTTCCCGGATAATTCACAAGCTTCTCTGGGGTGATTTTTCCTTCTTTCACAAGCGCCCATGCCTCGGTATGGTCTTCGGTCAACAACTGAAGCACCTGACCAGAATACCGGTAGATGCGCACGTTGCCTACATGTGAGTAGAGCAGGTATTTCTTAGTAAACCACAATGCGCCGATGCTGCTCACCATTCCACGTCCAGCATCCTCAGTCTCCGCCAATTGCAACAGTAATTCATTGGATCGTCGAAGGCCATCGTGCAGTGAACGCACCGTATCATTTTCATCGAAGTCCGAAACATCCGGTTTTTCAGCAAGCATGTCGGCGAATTCGAGATTGCATGCTTCCGCGCAATCCATCGCACGCGGCTGGTCCTCACCGCCATCACAAAGTGCAATCAGAAGACCTTGACTGGAATGCACCGAGTCCCGACGCATCAATTCCGATCCACGCTTATGAAGCTGATTTCCATAAAAAACGGACAAATAATCCGTTCCGGTCGCATTTGCACTGCCCGGTCGTGCCGCAAGACTGTATTCCAGTTTCAAATTGTGACGATTTCTCCACAATTATCGTATCGAATCACGAATACTTTAAATGAGTTTTTCTCCATTTAACGTCACTGGCCACCTTTTCCCATCTGGCAGAACATGATCGAATCTTTTTTCATTGTCGCTATCCCGGAATTTCCTCATCTTGCCAGATCTGGAAATTAAGTGCCCGAGTGGCGGAATGGTAGACGCTGAGGACTTAAAATCCTTTGCCTGCAAAGGCGTGTGGGTTCGAGTCCCACCTCGGGCACCATTAGCTACCCTTCACCTCCTTATTAGCCGAAATTCATAAAGGCAGCTGATCGATTTATGGATTGAAGTCTCACTTCTTAATGACACTTTTTTGTCATTAATAGCAAATGTGAGCGTATGGAATGACAACACAAAGGGGAATCCTGTGGATTCTGGGAGCAGTTACGCAATGGAAGCGG containing:
- the rsfS gene encoding ribosome silencing factor: MPSSLKNEQLPAPVLACCEALLDKKAIDLTVIDVKGVSTITDYYVIATGASSPQLRAMAQNAKSTLKESSEATGMIDGDPASGWVVLDAYAFVVHLFLPDTRDQYALEALWKDRPSVTIA
- a CDS encoding transcriptional repressor; this encodes MSDSAKPSFQEIQNSDSWKIFRKFLSTKGLRVTHQRIAIFQAAFYSDDHYTAEDLLEQSRSLDASISRATVYRTLPILTESGLVKEVDIGKDYKYYMSNRNATTFKAQVICVDTDRIIEVDAPFMEWYGRAVTEKLGLQLVSQRLQIEARKRDPETELEPTPLR
- a CDS encoding protein phosphatase 2C domain-containing protein, yielding MKLEYSLAARPGSANATGTDYLSVFYGNQLHKRGSELMRRDSVHSSQGLLIALCDGGEDQPRAMDCAEACNLEFADMLAEKPDVSDFDENDTVRSLHDGLRRSNELLLQLAETEDAGRGMVSSIGALWFTKKYLLYSHVGNVRIYRYSGQVLQLLTEDHTEAWALVKEGKITPEKLVNYPGNRNFTQLLGGTGKTAAELKVERCKVEPGDAFLLCSDGVTHYLSDRTLESLFEAATDEHGALSCDLSDRILAMARERSEGKAHASVAVVQAFASVSRWTSMIEKLELES
- a CDS encoding DUF368 domain-containing protein, translating into MLLLKGAVIGVANIIPGVSGGTMAVVLGIYDRLIDAISGVLTDSSKRFAHLLLLVLIGVGALIGLKLLAPLITFALEHHLELTLLFFMGLITGSLPAVIRLSGVKSISLKDMLALAFGMVLVLALGASPASKDGLGLSPDSISWVTLLISGVLAGGAMIVPGVSGSLVLVLLGTYPVILRAVDKLELQVLAIVAIGCGLGVLFFSILIRWLLQRFSNATHSFIFGLVGASVIILFRGFPSVEFGVIWGGLCFLTGAGVAHASGMVSKPKSI
- the thyA gene encoding thymidylate synthase, producing MHTYLQLLEQVKSTGKRRTDRTGTGTISIFGAQARFDLRNGFPLLTTKTLHLKSIIHELLWFLSGNTNIQYLAKHNVHIWDDWAYEGYRNSAEFDGSSMREFSKRIAADDDFARKWGDLGPVYGKQWRRWTGHDGREIDQIAYAIDQIRNQPDSRRIIVSGWNVADLQGLIHGKRSAPPLCHTIFQFYVDEGELSCQLYQRSADLFLGVPFNIASYALLTRMIAQVCDLKPGEFVHSFGDLHLYLNHLDQVEEQLSRTPRPSPQLHINPAIRQIDDFRFEDFELRDYDPHPAIKAPIAV
- a CDS encoding rhomboid family intramembrane serine protease; translated protein: MKIGFNAPVTLILTFCALAASALNVMSEGETQRHFFSVYGPLALEDPFSLLRLIAYPLGHASWAHFTGNFSIILLVSPLVERTYGSVRLAVMILVTTLVTGIVHAVFFPSALMGASGIAFMMILLGSLANSRRGSIPLTFVLVCLFYLGNELMAIFRDDNISQLAHLLGACCGSLFGFMGQHHGRGEAHRSAAQHSGKGRGSAS
- the nadD gene encoding nicotinate-nucleotide adenylyltransferase — translated: MEPARRRIGLLGGSFDPPHLGHLTLAQDAYEGLRLDEVWFVPTFLSPHKDRSHVPPEQRVAMVTKMVAQDPRFRCCDIEVASGKSQFSVHTVEQLQRLHPDADFYWLIGADQLGALHLWKDVERLAALCQIVVFRRPGFVQQIPEAVQHLSLQQVDMHEILISSTEIRERIASGLPVYMFLHPDVNAHMEHHELYQLGT
- a CDS encoding response regulator; the protein is MNDIHKQLKPQPKLSAVGTTCPLRLLIVEDNLMNLRVLNQILNRMGFQPDIARDGAEAVEAVRRQSYDMIFMDLQMPVMDGFSATRAIHSLLGSRAPWIVAFTANAQQPVQIACKECGMNDFISKPATPRIIETAIRKAFQSLTDSPD